A part of Paenibacillus donghaensis genomic DNA contains:
- the ggt gene encoding gamma-glutamyltransferase, whose protein sequence is MEEDSLEKKPVIGTKTMVVSPHYLASAAGARMLQKGGNAFDAAVAVSATLAVVYPHMTGLGGDSFWLSYSAAEGKVRAYNGSGRSGYAVRRSCYAGEEAIPRRGVRSAITVPGMVDSWDAMLRQYGRLSLAEVLEPAIGYAEGGFPLSPDQHIHTRLFGHALSPEAAAIYMPGGVVPVSGGKFVQQQLAATLCTLAAGGRDVFYKGEIGARICDYMQASGGYLTREDFADHQGSWSDPIHTDYHGLAVYQAPPNSQGFAGLMSLNILESFDFGQIEHGSYEYYHLLVEALKLSFRDRDQVLTDPDFSRIPLERLLDKGYARQLASTLSLDRAAGLVSEPMGRDTAYAAVVDEEGNSVSFIQSLYFEFGSGAVAGDTGILLQNRGSFFSLDPGHINTLEPHKRTFHTLMPAMACRDGRPVYLYGTQGGEGQPQTQTLLLTRMLHYGMNPQAAVDQPRFVWGRTWGEPTQELKLESRVDADVLAGLAAAGHLVRQVDSYDGIVGHAHAIAVDDNGYRSGGTDPRCDGAAIGW, encoded by the coding sequence ATGGAGGAGGACAGCTTGGAGAAGAAACCGGTAATCGGCACTAAAACAATGGTCGTCAGTCCCCACTATCTGGCTTCGGCAGCAGGAGCGCGGATGCTGCAAAAAGGCGGCAATGCCTTCGACGCGGCCGTTGCGGTCAGTGCCACACTGGCAGTAGTGTACCCGCATATGACCGGTTTGGGCGGGGATTCCTTCTGGCTGAGCTACAGTGCGGCTGAAGGCAAGGTCCGCGCTTATAACGGCAGCGGCAGATCCGGCTACGCCGTGCGCCGAAGCTGTTATGCCGGTGAGGAAGCCATTCCCCGGCGGGGTGTGCGCAGCGCGATCACGGTGCCGGGGATGGTGGACAGCTGGGACGCCATGCTGCGGCAATACGGCCGCCTGAGTCTGGCGGAGGTGCTGGAGCCGGCGATCGGCTATGCCGAAGGCGGCTTCCCGCTCTCGCCGGACCAGCATATCCATACCCGGCTGTTCGGACATGCGCTCAGCCCGGAGGCTGCAGCGATCTATATGCCGGGCGGGGTGGTTCCGGTCTCCGGCGGGAAGTTTGTACAGCAGCAGCTGGCCGCTACGCTGTGCACGCTGGCAGCGGGCGGCCGGGATGTTTTTTATAAAGGTGAGATCGGCGCTCGTATTTGTGATTATATGCAGGCGTCAGGCGGATATCTCACAAGGGAGGATTTCGCTGACCATCAGGGAAGCTGGAGCGACCCGATCCATACGGATTACCACGGACTTGCCGTGTATCAGGCCCCGCCCAACTCTCAGGGATTCGCCGGGCTAATGAGTCTGAATATTCTGGAGTCATTCGATTTCGGGCAGATTGAGCATGGCTCGTATGAGTATTATCATCTGCTGGTTGAGGCGCTGAAGCTGAGCTTCCGGGACCGCGATCAGGTGCTGACAGATCCGGATTTCAGCAGAATTCCGCTGGAACGGCTGCTGGATAAGGGATATGCGCGGCAGTTGGCCTCGACCCTCTCACTGGACCGTGCGGCAGGTCTGGTCAGTGAGCCGATGGGCCGGGATACGGCTTATGCTGCCGTGGTGGATGAGGAGGGCAATTCAGTTTCTTTTATTCAGAGCCTCTACTTCGAGTTCGGTTCCGGCGCCGTTGCCGGGGATACGGGTATTCTCCTTCAGAACAGAGGCTCCTTCTTCTCGCTGGACCCGGGCCACATCAATACGCTGGAGCCGCATAAGCGGACCTTCCACACGCTGATGCCGGCGATGGCCTGCCGGGATGGCAGACCGGTCTATCTCTACGGCACGCAGGGCGGTGAAGGCCAGCCGCAGACACAGACGCTGCTGCTTACCCGCATGCTGCATTATGGCATGAACCCGCAGGCGGCGGTGGACCAGCCCAGGTTCGTATGGGGCAGAACCTGGGGTGAGCCTACCCAGGAACTGAAGCTGGAGAGCCGCGTGGATGCGGACGTGCTGGCCGGGCTGGCCGCAGCCGGACATCTGGTCCGCCAGGTGGACAGCTACGATGGCATCGTCGGGCATGCCCACGCGATTGCGGTTGATGACAACGGCTACCGCAGCGGGGGGACGGACCCGCGTTGCGACGGCGCGGCGATTGGCTGGTAG
- a CDS encoding amidase family protein, whose product MDRGGLTGLSFAVKDVMAVAGHRSSAGNPDWLRSHPPAGQHAAAVSKLLRAGASLHGATHTDELMYSLGGENHHYGTPLNPRAGGRIPGGSSSGSAVAVASGSVDFALGTDTGGSVRVPSAYCGVYGFRPTHGAVEMEGVIPLAPGFDTVGWMADSAELLERVGGVLLESVGEALLGDVGEVVQEDSVAAVGQTTATVIEDEACDAAKRVLVQPSSMPKLHLVTEGWQLIEAETAAALAVGLSRLQAGAAATAETAIAPEGLKVWMDTFRQLQGAEIWATHGAWVAKEQPAFGPDIAARFLWAAGLSGQDHSAARQLRSAIAARLRLLLADGSCLVVPTVPGPAPLRGGDLQQLEQNRSGAMMLSCIAGLAGLPQVTLPVTAKGSGLPLGLSVIGGCGQDLRLLSWISRVWS is encoded by the coding sequence ATGGACAGAGGGGGACTCACGGGGCTTAGCTTTGCAGTGAAGGATGTTATGGCGGTTGCCGGACATCGTTCCTCCGCGGGGAACCCGGACTGGCTGCGCAGCCATCCGCCTGCAGGGCAGCATGCGGCTGCGGTCTCCAAGCTGCTGCGTGCAGGTGCGTCACTGCACGGTGCAACCCATACCGATGAGCTGATGTACAGCCTGGGAGGGGAGAACCATCACTACGGCACGCCGCTGAATCCCCGGGCCGGGGGGCGGATTCCCGGGGGCTCCTCCAGCGGCTCGGCCGTTGCCGTAGCGTCGGGAAGCGTGGACTTCGCGCTTGGTACCGATACCGGCGGCTCCGTCCGTGTTCCTTCTGCCTATTGCGGGGTGTACGGCTTCCGGCCAACCCATGGCGCTGTAGAGATGGAGGGGGTCATTCCGCTGGCGCCGGGATTCGATACGGTAGGCTGGATGGCAGACAGCGCCGAGTTGCTGGAGCGGGTTGGCGGGGTGTTGCTGGAAAGTGTGGGTGAGGCGCTGCTGGGGGATGTAGGTGAGGTGGTGCAGGAGGATAGCGTAGCTGCCGTCGGTCAGACCACTGCGACCGTTATTGAGGACGAAGCTTGCGATGCTGCGAAGCGTGTCCTGGTGCAGCCGTCTTCGATGCCGAAGCTGCATCTTGTGACTGAAGGCTGGCAGCTGATCGAGGCGGAGACGGCGGCTGCGCTGGCTGTCGGACTGAGCCGTCTGCAGGCGGGAGCCGCCGCCACAGCCGAAACGGCGATAGCGCCCGAAGGACTGAAGGTGTGGATGGACACCTTCAGACAGCTGCAGGGCGCCGAGATCTGGGCCACCCACGGCGCTTGGGTGGCGAAGGAGCAGCCTGCCTTCGGCCCGGACATCGCTGCGCGATTTCTATGGGCGGCAGGCTTGTCCGGCCAGGACCACAGCGCAGCCCGCCAGCTGCGCAGCGCCATAGCCGCCAGGCTGCGCCTGCTGCTGGCGGATGGCAGCTGCCTGGTGGTCCCGACGGTGCCGGGACCAGCGCCGCTGCGCGGCGGCGATCTGCAGCAGCTGGAGCAGAACCGCAGCGGGGCGATGATGCTGAGCTGCATCGCCGGACTGGCCGGGCTGCCGCAGGTTACGCTGCCCGTAACGGCCAAGGGCAGCGGGCTGCCGCTGGGCCTGTCGGTCATTGGCGGCTGCGGCCAGGATCTGCGGCTGCTCTCCTGGATCAGCCGGGTCTGGAGCTGA
- a CDS encoding RidA family protein yields the protein MSIQKVYTGSAWEQSVGYCRALRIGNRIEVAGTTAMQGGEVIGEGDPYEQTKYILQIIEQALKQLDAGMHQVVRTRMYVTDISRWEEIGRAHGEFFQEVQPVATMVEVQALIDPRLLVEIEVEAYVE from the coding sequence ATGAGCATACAAAAGGTGTATACAGGATCAGCCTGGGAACAGTCGGTGGGGTATTGCCGCGCTCTGCGAATCGGAAACCGGATTGAGGTGGCTGGAACTACTGCCATGCAAGGCGGCGAGGTCATCGGTGAAGGTGACCCTTATGAGCAGACGAAGTATATCCTGCAGATCATTGAGCAAGCACTGAAGCAGCTGGATGCCGGGATGCACCAGGTCGTGCGGACCCGAATGTATGTAACCGATATTTCCCGATGGGAGGAGATCGGACGCGCGCATGGCGAGTTCTTCCAGGAGGTTCAGCCTGTGGCAACCATGGTGGAGGTCCAAGCTCTGATTGACCCCCGTCTGCTGGTGGAGATTGAGGTTGAGGCTTATGTGGAGTAA
- a CDS encoding PucR family transcriptional regulator, protein MHLTVEEALSIYPLSEAKLIAGSKGTHRIVKSINVMDAPDISDWIKEGEMLLTTAYLIKDNLEDASALLQTLNRRGSSALGIKLGRFWDAVPQELIAEAEMLNFPLIELPFQFTFSDQMNGLFRAELTRSTHVLQGMMEKQRKLMRFALRSGGSRPLFESVSEVIGYTLAVISVRGEVVYNNSPYTEKQLLQGWPWQQPSRNQRLRIGEQSGYRIPLLQGEKCSGYLVYCGIDPLLLPVEESLFVQGAELISYHIHSGAEDYFEHAGQREFSGLLRRCLGGGLSCAELAQAASRLDIGLLAASFQLVLTDTASTGEARQSELMRVKEEYIGHPALQELKGVHLILEEGLLSLYPGAAHSPETFRDLLNVCFDNLKLGKGYYPWAAVSNCKAKPEGLKEAFAEVKECMGMVRQWGVFGHVVHYRQLELNLLLGQLPPEMMERYCSGSLRGLLNREPEYVKEMLRTLEVYLENDGHVNETAKKLFIHRNTATYRIEKLSELLDVDFKKIDDLMRLKLVFMFRRMLSQD, encoded by the coding sequence ATGCATCTTACAGTAGAAGAAGCGTTGTCCATTTATCCTTTATCCGAAGCCAAGCTAATTGCCGGGTCCAAGGGGACACACCGGATTGTGAAGTCGATTAATGTGATGGATGCACCTGATATCTCGGATTGGATCAAAGAGGGGGAAATGCTGCTGACGACAGCCTATCTGATCAAGGATAACCTGGAGGACGCATCCGCCCTGCTGCAGACTTTGAACCGCAGAGGCTCCTCGGCGCTGGGGATTAAGCTGGGACGTTTCTGGGACGCCGTGCCGCAGGAGCTGATTGCCGAAGCAGAGATGCTGAACTTTCCGCTGATTGAGCTGCCGTTCCAGTTTACCTTCTCCGACCAGATGAACGGGCTGTTCCGGGCTGAATTGACTCGCAGCACCCATGTGCTGCAGGGAATGATGGAGAAGCAGCGCAAGCTGATGCGTTTCGCCCTGCGTTCCGGCGGCAGCCGCCCGCTGTTTGAATCGGTATCGGAGGTCATTGGCTATACGCTGGCAGTGATCAGTGTCCGGGGAGAAGTGGTCTACAATAATTCCCCTTATACAGAGAAACAGCTGCTTCAAGGGTGGCCTTGGCAGCAGCCAAGCCGCAATCAGCGTCTGCGTATCGGCGAACAGTCGGGCTATCGCATTCCGCTGCTGCAGGGGGAGAAGTGCTCGGGTTATCTGGTGTACTGCGGAATTGATCCGCTGCTGCTGCCAGTGGAGGAAAGTCTGTTCGTACAGGGTGCGGAGCTGATCTCCTATCATATTCATTCCGGGGCTGAGGACTATTTCGAGCATGCCGGGCAGCGTGAATTCAGCGGACTGCTGCGGAGGTGTCTCGGCGGCGGACTGTCTTGTGCGGAGCTCGCGCAGGCTGCTTCCCGTCTGGATATCGGACTGCTGGCAGCGTCTTTCCAGCTGGTGCTTACGGATACAGCCTCCACAGGAGAGGCGCGGCAAAGTGAACTGATGCGGGTCAAAGAGGAATATATCGGGCATCCGGCGCTGCAGGAGCTGAAAGGGGTCCATTTGATCCTCGAAGAGGGGCTGCTGTCATTATATCCAGGGGCTGCTCATAGCCCGGAAACTTTCCGGGATCTGCTTAACGTTTGTTTCGACAACCTGAAGCTGGGCAAAGGCTACTATCCGTGGGCTGCAGTCAGCAACTGCAAGGCGAAGCCGGAAGGTCTGAAGGAGGCTTTTGCCGAGGTGAAGGAATGTATGGGGATGGTCAGGCAGTGGGGTGTGTTTGGGCATGTGGTGCATTACCGGCAGCTGGAGCTGAATCTTCTGCTGGGGCAGCTGCCGCCCGAAATGATGGAAAGGTACTGTAGCGGCAGTCTGCGCGGGCTGCTGAACCGGGAACCGGAGTATGTCAAGGAAATGCTGCGGACGCTTGAAGTCTATCTGGAGAATGACGGGCACGTCAATGAGACGGCCAAGAAGCTGTTTATCCACCGCAACACGGCCACCTACCGGATTGAGAAGCTAAGTGAGCTGCTGGATGTGGATTTCAAAAAAATCGATGATCTGATGCGCCTGAAGCTGGTGTTTATGTTCCGCAGAATGCTGTCACAGGACTAA
- a CDS encoding NTP transferase domain-containing protein, giving the protein MKVAGIYLAAGQNRRPAARTSMPAIRENTSGSAAVSELERCGLEPLVVVVRAGDRLEWLPTGREQGNVRTETCLTAHLGLSFSLRCGLNAVLPLQPDAVIIAQADQPYITASIVSRLMETFERSPELDYVSSAAEGAGMPTALYSKVMFPALAEMDDDGGAAGILHSADYKGVVLPVVSPMGFWEEGICKDTREFTALWSERNIK; this is encoded by the coding sequence TTGAAAGTAGCCGGTATATACCTTGCAGCAGGACAGAACAGGCGGCCAGCGGCAAGAACCTCCATGCCTGCTATTCGGGAGAACACTTCCGGAAGCGCTGCGGTCAGTGAACTGGAACGCTGCGGACTGGAGCCATTGGTTGTAGTGGTGCGGGCCGGTGATCGGCTGGAATGGCTGCCGACGGGCAGGGAACAGGGAAACGTGCGTACGGAGACCTGTCTGACGGCCCATTTGGGGTTGTCCTTCTCCTTGCGCTGCGGGCTTAATGCCGTGCTGCCGCTGCAGCCGGATGCCGTGATTATTGCCCAAGCAGACCAGCCGTACATTACGGCCTCCATAGTTAGTCGGTTGATGGAGACGTTCGAGCGCTCACCGGAGCTGGATTATGTGTCAAGCGCTGCCGAAGGGGCAGGGATGCCGACGGCGCTGTACTCAAAGGTAATGTTTCCTGCGCTGGCGGAAATGGATGACGATGGAGGTGCGGCGGGAATTCTGCATTCGGCTGATTATAAGGGAGTTGTGCTGCCCGTCGTTTCTCCCATGGGGTTCTGGGAAGAGGGTATTTGCAAAGATACGAGAGAGTTTACCGCACTATGGTCAGAGAGAAACATAAAGTGA
- a CDS encoding BMP family ABC transporter substrate-binding protein: MKKRGRLFKSSFMLTLLLTVVLAGCGNNANTAGNAAATEAPATNAGTATEAPAATTEPAAEKPTVAFVYIGPPGDGGYTYQHDQGRLFMEKELGIKADFVENVPESADAQRIITELAQSHDIVFTTSFGYMDFTLDVAGKFPNVKFLHASGYKTAENMGTYFGKNYQASYLSGIAAGKMTKKNHLGYVGAFPISEVIYNLNAFTLGAQSVNPDVKVDVVWTNTWYDPTTERQAAISLLDKGADVLLAYQDSPATIQAAAERGAFAGGNDSDMSKYAPDSYLTNPVWNWGPYYVKAVQSVMDGTWKSEQYSGDMADGMVELAPFGNKVPDDVKALVEEAKAKIISGELEVFTGPISDNKGEVKVKDGQKLTLEEVLGMDWLAKGVEGTIPQ, from the coding sequence ATGAAAAAGAGGGGTCGGTTATTTAAAAGCAGCTTTATGCTGACATTGCTGCTGACGGTGGTTCTGGCAGGATGCGGCAATAATGCCAACACGGCGGGGAATGCGGCTGCGACGGAAGCTCCCGCAACCAACGCAGGTACGGCGACAGAAGCTCCGGCAGCTACAACGGAACCGGCAGCAGAGAAGCCTACCGTAGCTTTTGTCTACATCGGACCACCGGGAGACGGCGGGTACACGTACCAGCATGACCAGGGCCGTCTGTTTATGGAGAAGGAGCTAGGCATCAAAGCAGACTTCGTTGAGAACGTGCCGGAAAGCGCGGATGCTCAGCGGATCATCACAGAGCTGGCGCAATCACATGACATCGTATTTACAACAAGCTTCGGATATATGGATTTCACCCTGGATGTTGCTGGCAAATTCCCGAACGTGAAGTTCCTGCACGCTTCCGGGTACAAGACAGCTGAGAACATGGGTACTTATTTCGGCAAAAACTATCAGGCCAGTTACCTGTCCGGAATCGCCGCAGGCAAAATGACCAAGAAAAACCATCTCGGTTACGTTGGCGCTTTTCCAATCAGCGAAGTTATCTATAACCTAAATGCCTTTACTCTGGGCGCGCAAAGTGTCAACCCGGATGTGAAGGTCGATGTGGTATGGACCAACACCTGGTATGACCCGACCACTGAACGCCAGGCGGCAATCAGCTTGCTGGATAAAGGCGCAGACGTGCTGCTGGCTTACCAGGATTCACCGGCAACGATTCAGGCGGCTGCCGAGCGCGGTGCTTTTGCCGGGGGGAATGACTCCGATATGAGCAAATACGCACCTGACAGTTACCTGACTAACCCGGTCTGGAATTGGGGCCCTTATTACGTGAAGGCCGTACAGTCCGTGATGGACGGAACGTGGAAGAGCGAACAGTATTCCGGTGACATGGCCGACGGCATGGTGGAGCTTGCTCCATTCGGCAACAAGGTGCCTGACGATGTGAAGGCGCTGGTTGAAGAAGCCAAGGCCAAGATTATCAGCGGAGAGCTGGAGGTATTCACCGGACCTATCTCTGACAACAAAGGCGAAGTGAAAGTTAAGGACGGACAGAAGCTGACGCTTGAAGAAGTGCTGGGCATGGACTGGCTGGCCAAAGGTGTAGAAGGAACGATCCCTCAATAA
- a CDS encoding ABC transporter ATP-binding protein, with amino-acid sequence MREYSVEMRGIVKKFGSVTASDQVDFSANAGEIHALLGENGAGKSTVMSMLSGVYRADEGEILIHGAAARIRSPKDAALLGVGMVFQNFRLVQSLTAAENIVLGEKSSFWRGSKWIKNKHMEIEALAERFGLKFPVDRPIWQLSVGEQQRVEIVKTLYRGADIIILDEPTSVLTPGEAEQLFETLQVMKREGKTVIMTTHKMKEVLASSDRISVMRKGKMIATLATADTNELELARLMVGREVTITRQEREETAGETLLVVKNLDVFADHGRKALNSLSLNVSKGEIVGVAGVAGNGQKELAEVLTGLRSWKNGEIHFDGALVKTASVRGAIDAGISHVPENRMKSGLAGRLGSVDNLLFKSYRSGQHSRMGFLKAAKNRAWSQELVERFNVKTPELDTPVQQMSGGNQQKLLFAREISHAPKLMVAVHPTQGLDVGATAGVHELLMELRSTGSGVLLISEDLDELLQLSDRILVMYGGKIIGEATHEHADRQTIGLLMAGIDNREESAV; translated from the coding sequence ATGCGGGAGTATTCAGTTGAGATGCGGGGGATTGTCAAGAAATTCGGTTCGGTGACGGCAAGCGATCAAGTCGATTTTTCGGCAAATGCGGGCGAGATTCATGCGCTGCTTGGCGAGAACGGGGCAGGTAAAAGCACGGTCATGAGCATGTTGTCGGGTGTGTACAGGGCAGACGAAGGAGAGATTCTGATTCATGGCGCAGCAGCCAGAATTCGTTCTCCCAAGGATGCGGCCCTTCTCGGCGTAGGCATGGTATTTCAGAACTTCAGACTGGTGCAGAGCCTCACGGCAGCGGAAAATATCGTGCTTGGCGAAAAGTCGTCTTTCTGGCGCGGCAGCAAATGGATCAAGAACAAGCATATGGAGATTGAGGCGCTGGCAGAGCGGTTCGGATTGAAATTTCCGGTTGACCGCCCAATCTGGCAGCTGTCCGTCGGCGAGCAGCAGCGAGTCGAGATTGTAAAGACGCTGTACCGGGGAGCGGATATCATTATTCTGGATGAGCCGACCTCGGTGCTGACGCCGGGAGAAGCAGAGCAGCTGTTCGAAACGCTGCAGGTGATGAAGCGGGAAGGCAAGACGGTCATTATGACCACCCACAAAATGAAGGAAGTGCTGGCCTCCTCGGACCGGATCTCTGTCATGCGCAAGGGCAAGATGATTGCTACGCTCGCTACGGCGGATACCAACGAACTGGAGCTGGCCCGCCTGATGGTGGGCAGGGAAGTGACGATTACCCGGCAGGAGCGTGAAGAAACGGCAGGCGAAACCCTGCTGGTAGTGAAGAATCTGGATGTGTTCGCAGATCATGGCCGCAAGGCTCTGAACAGCCTGTCTCTGAACGTATCCAAAGGAGAGATCGTTGGTGTGGCAGGGGTAGCGGGCAATGGACAGAAGGAGCTAGCCGAGGTGCTGACAGGTCTGAGGTCCTGGAAGAACGGTGAGATTCATTTCGACGGTGCGCTGGTCAAGACGGCCTCTGTGCGCGGTGCCATTGATGCAGGCATCTCCCATGTGCCGGAGAACCGGATGAAGAGCGGTCTGGCCGGACGTCTGGGTTCGGTGGATAACCTGTTGTTCAAATCTTACCGCAGCGGCCAGCATTCACGAATGGGCTTCCTGAAGGCGGCGAAGAACCGGGCCTGGTCACAGGAGCTGGTAGAGCGGTTTAATGTCAAAACGCCGGAGCTGGATACGCCGGTGCAGCAAATGTCGGGCGGGAACCAGCAGAAGCTGCTGTTCGCGCGGGAGATCAGCCATGCTCCCAAGCTGATGGTTGCGGTGCATCCGACGCAGGGGCTGGATGTTGGAGCTACAGCCGGTGTGCATGAGCTGCTGATGGAGCTGCGGAGCACGGGCAGCGGGGTACTGCTGATCTCGGAGGATCTGGATGAGCTGCTGCAGTTATCGGACCGCATCCTCGTGATGTATGGGGGCAAGATCATCGGCGAAGCAACTCATGAGCATGCGGACAGACAGACGATCGGCCTGCTGATGGCCGGAATCGACAACAGGGAGGAGAGTGCGGTATGA
- a CDS encoding ABC transporter permease gives MSAKETGGTALLQPSPAKSGGKFSWRLEYDSSRIRSPWWTPILSVILALLLCAVFIAANGMSPITVYEKMFHGAFGTAYGFTETMVKAIPLLLCGLGIAVAYRISIWNIGAEGQLTVGAMAATAVTIYFPDLPTFWALSLMLVFGFAAGAFWGLLTAVPRTHFGVNELITSLMLNYVALLALDYVVFGPWKDPKGFNFPGSPMFTAAQSLPVLGSTRLHIGLLFGLIAVAVYYLMIRFTKWGYELRLIGANPTAARYAGIHIKRHIIIVMLISGGLAGIAGMAEVSGVTHKLMQGISPGYGYTAIIVAWLAKLNPMGLIVTSILFGGLIVGGYSVQTIGLPSSISEMLQGSILFFLIAGDMIHRFRIRRGA, from the coding sequence ATGAGTGCAAAAGAAACCGGCGGCACAGCGCTGCTCCAGCCTTCTCCCGCCAAATCCGGCGGCAAGTTCTCCTGGCGTCTGGAGTACGATTCCAGCCGGATTCGTTCACCCTGGTGGACACCGATCCTGTCTGTGATCCTTGCGCTGCTGCTGTGCGCGGTGTTTATTGCCGCCAATGGCATGAGCCCGATTACGGTATATGAAAAGATGTTCCACGGCGCCTTCGGCACAGCCTACGGTTTCACGGAAACGATGGTCAAAGCGATTCCGCTGCTGCTCTGCGGACTCGGAATTGCGGTAGCTTACCGTATTTCGATCTGGAACATCGGAGCCGAAGGCCAATTGACCGTTGGGGCGATGGCTGCTACGGCGGTTACGATTTATTTTCCCGATCTGCCTACGTTCTGGGCGCTCTCGCTGATGCTTGTATTCGGCTTCGCCGCCGGTGCCTTCTGGGGACTGCTGACCGCTGTTCCACGGACGCATTTCGGAGTCAATGAGCTGATTACTTCATTAATGTTGAATTATGTGGCGCTGCTGGCATTGGACTATGTCGTATTCGGACCGTGGAAGGACCCGAAGGGCTTCAACTTCCCCGGCTCTCCGATGTTTACAGCGGCCCAGTCGCTGCCTGTGCTCGGGAGCACTCGGCTGCATATCGGCCTGCTGTTTGGTTTGATTGCCGTAGCTGTGTATTATCTGATGATCCGTTTCACCAAATGGGGTTACGAGCTGAGACTGATTGGCGCTAACCCTACGGCAGCCCGTTATGCGGGGATTCACATCAAACGCCATATTATCATCGTCATGCTGATCAGCGGCGGGCTGGCCGGGATTGCCGGAATGGCCGAGGTATCCGGGGTTACGCATAAGCTGATGCAGGGCATCTCTCCGGGGTATGGTTATACCGCTATTATCGTAGCTTGGCTGGCCAAACTGAATCCCATGGGTCTGATTGTTACCTCGATTCTGTTCGGCGGCCTGATTGTCGGCGGATACAGCGTACAGACCATCGGTCTGCCATCGTCCATTTCGGAAATGCTGCAGGGCTCCATCCTGTTCTTCCTGATTGCCGGCGATATGATTCACCGTTTCCGCATCCGCCGGGGCGCATAA
- a CDS encoding ABC transporter permease has translation MDFTTQLLIAAISAGTPLLLATLGGILNERAGIIQLGAEGLMLMGAVTTCIIYIRTGNLLLALLATVAVTAVLGLLHSFLCVTLRANQTMSGLAMTLFGSGLSAYLGKPISGIPLPGTSPKLHLPWLEPVPVIGPIFSHMDYLTWFSLLLVVVLHLLIHRTSWGLHLRSVGDNPATADVMGIRVQLIRYSYVICGAALIGLAGADMVLAYAPTWNEGLTAGRGWIAVGLVIFARWNPLRALFCAYFFGALDSLGFRIQLLGSAIPSYFLKMIPYIVTILVLMYLGYRNRNKPSGTPEALGVPYIREQRF, from the coding sequence ATGGATTTCACAACCCAATTATTGATCGCCGCCATCTCTGCGGGAACGCCGCTGCTGCTGGCGACGCTTGGAGGCATTCTGAATGAACGCGCAGGCATTATCCAGCTGGGGGCCGAAGGGCTGATGCTGATGGGGGCAGTCACGACCTGCATCATCTACATACGCACCGGCAATCTGCTGCTCGCTCTGCTGGCAACGGTGGCCGTAACCGCTGTGCTTGGCCTGCTGCATTCATTCCTCTGCGTCACGCTGAGGGCGAACCAGACGATGTCGGGACTTGCCATGACACTGTTCGGCAGCGGCCTAAGCGCATATCTTGGCAAACCAATCAGCGGCATTCCGCTGCCGGGAACCTCGCCGAAGCTGCATCTGCCGTGGCTGGAGCCGGTGCCTGTCATTGGCCCGATCTTCAGCCATATGGATTACCTGACCTGGTTCAGCCTGCTGCTGGTAGTGGTGCTGCATCTGCTGATCCATCGTACCTCCTGGGGGCTTCACCTGCGCTCGGTCGGAGACAATCCGGCCACTGCCGATGTGATGGGCATCCGCGTGCAACTAATCCGCTACAGCTATGTCATCTGCGGCGCGGCTCTGATTGGACTGGCCGGAGCCGATATGGTGCTGGCGTATGCGCCGACCTGGAATGAGGGGCTTACCGCAGGGCGCGGCTGGATTGCCGTCGGACTGGTTATCTTCGCCAGATGGAATCCGCTGCGCGCGTTGTTCTGCGCTTATTTCTTCGGCGCGCTCGACTCATTAGGCTTCCGCATTCAGCTGCTGGGAAGTGCGATTCCTTCGTACTTCCTCAAAATGATTCCGTACATTGTAACCATCCTGGTGCTGATGTATCTGGGTTACCGCAACCGCAACAAACCTTCCGGTACGCCGGAAGCGCTGGGTGTACCTTATATCCGCGAGCAGCGTTTCTAA
- the uraD gene encoding 2-oxo-4-hydroxy-4-carboxy-5-ureidoimidazoline decarboxylase: MSKQESLLNLDQINSMDKETFVASLGGIFEHSPWVAEGAYSRLPFRSVEELHQVMLDTARGAKRSQVEALLKAHPDLATRLAVTPLSAAEQQGAGLDRLTPEEFERLTELNCSYTGKFRFPFILAVRGKNKDDIIQAIEERVHRSVEEEWEQALSEIGRITSFRLHDLLADVPNGEGASL; encoded by the coding sequence ATGAGCAAACAGGAGAGCTTATTGAACTTGGACCAGATCAACAGCATGGATAAAGAGACATTTGTCGCAAGCCTGGGCGGGATCTTTGAACATTCGCCATGGGTGGCAGAGGGGGCATATTCCCGGCTTCCGTTCCGCTCTGTAGAGGAGCTGCATCAGGTCATGCTGGATACGGCCCGGGGGGCGAAGCGCAGCCAGGTGGAGGCGCTGCTGAAGGCGCACCCGGACCTGGCGACCCGGCTTGCGGTCACACCCTTGTCGGCGGCAGAGCAGCAGGGAGCCGGGCTGGACCGGCTGACCCCGGAGGAATTCGAACGTCTGACCGAGCTGAATTGCAGCTATACCGGGAAATTCCGGTTTCCTTTTATCCTCGCGGTGCGGGGCAAAAATAAGGATGACATTATTCAGGCGATCGAGGAGCGGGTTCACCGTTCGGTGGAGGAGGAGTGGGAGCAGGCATTGAGCGAAATCGGCCGCATTACCAGCTTCCGGCTGCACGATCTGCTTGCGGATGTGCCGAATGGGGAAGGGGCGTCGCTATGA